A section of the Spirosoma pollinicola genome encodes:
- a CDS encoding LytR/AlgR family response regulator transcription factor, with protein MSMSAFSFSNRTTPVEWPPLKLYLRETGRQLFSVTDLVYLQAVANYSWLNWSDGKRMLMPRTLKYYSPQLPTELFIRLHRNCVVNRRFVERLERTDTGGLVHLTTGEVLPVSRRRWSLVRRQLTNNRPNLN; from the coding sequence ATGTCCATGTCTGCCTTTTCCTTTTCCAACAGAACCACCCCAGTGGAGTGGCCTCCGCTTAAGCTTTATCTTCGCGAAACGGGCCGTCAGTTATTTTCAGTAACTGACTTAGTGTACCTTCAGGCTGTAGCTAATTATAGCTGGTTAAACTGGTCAGATGGTAAACGTATGCTTATGCCGCGTACGCTAAAGTACTACTCCCCACAATTGCCTACTGAGCTATTTATTCGTCTCCACCGCAATTGCGTTGTCAATCGGCGCTTTGTTGAACGGTTGGAACGCACTGATACTGGTGGTCTTGTTCATCTAACAACCGGTGAGGTTCTGCCAGTTTCCCGTCGTCGCTGGAGTTTGGTACGTCGTCAGTTAACTAACAACCGCCCGAATTTGAATTAA